A genomic window from Buteo buteo chromosome 13, bButBut1.hap1.1, whole genome shotgun sequence includes:
- the APOH gene encoding beta-2-glycoprotein 1, whose translation MYSLALFTCVVALSHWALAAKVCPRPPEVLFATIDVNKSVYEVGEQIEYTCRPGFIPNNGQRKYSCLPTGKWPLNTLLCLPKRCPSPGPLPHGKIDFIDLHYQSSISFSCEPGYNLVGTRTSQCMADGKWSGTFPQCQPVTCAPPSLPEFGVLSYRRLKPGNISNFLDTITFECVPPLALIGNETATCMANGNWSTIPECKVVTCPTPTGIENGFLEFAVRRTYHYNESVSFGCQSSYVLDGPKHSRCEKTGNWSTKPTCKGPCKIPVKKAVVLYNGEKKRVQNDLKEGIQHGETISFFCKNKEKSCAYTVAVPCVDGNLTLPACFKERGFFSTLVKKDPSEMKPCEDQA comes from the exons ATGTACTCCCTGGCACTGTTCACATGCGTAGTTGCTCTGAGCCACTGGGCTCTTGCAGCGAAAG TCTGTCCCAGGCCACCAGAAGTGCTATTTGCCACAATTGATGTAAACAAAAGCGTGTATGAAGTGGGTGAACAAATAGAATATACCTGTAGGCCTGGGTTCATCCCCAATAACGGCCAAAGGAAGTACAGCTGCCTCCCGACTGGCAAGTGGCCTCTCAATACGCTGTTATGCCTAC CAAAGAGATGTCCCAGTCCTGGACCCTTGCCCCATggaaaaattgattttatagaccTCCACTATCAGAGTTCTATAAGTTTTTCATGTGAACCAGG ttacaACCTTGTTGGGACAAGAACGAGCCAATGCATGGCAGATGGAAAGTGGAGTGGAACTTTTCCACAGTGTCAAC CGGTGACTTGTGCACCTCCCTCGCTTCCTGAATTTGGAGTCCTTTCTTACCGTCGCTTAAAACctggaaatatttctaatttcctGGACACAATTACTTTTGAATGTGTACCTCCTCTTGCACTTATTGGGAATGAGACAGCTACCTGCATGGCTAATGGGAACTGGAGCACCATTCCAGAGTGCAAGG TTGTCACATGCCCCACTCCAACAGGAatagaaaatggatttttagaGTTTGCTGTGCGTAGAACCTATCACTATAATGAAAGCGTCAGCTTTGGCTGCCAGTCCAGCTATGTGCTGGACGGACCTAAGCATTCCCGATGTGAAAAGACTGGAAACTGGTCCACAAAGCCAACGTGTAAAG GACCATGTAAAATACCAGTTAAGAAAGCTGTAGTATTATACAATGGTGAGAAGAAAAGAGTTCAGAATGACCTTAAGGAAGGCATTCAGCATGGTGAAACTATATCCTTCTTCtgcaagaataaagaaaaatcctgcGCCTACACTGTAGCTGTTCCATGTGTGGATGGCAACCTTACTCTCCCCGCCTGTTTCAAAG AACGTGGCTTTTTTTCAACTCTTGTGAAGAAGGACCCATCAGAGATGAAACCATGTGAAGATCAAGCATGA